One Candidatus Limnocylindrales bacterium genomic window, GAAAATGGGCAGGCGACCGGGCCAGGTTTGATAATCTTCCACCACCATCGTTTGACCGGTTTGCCAGACTTTTCCTACCAGGCCTTCATAGGGTTTTAAACAAATCCCAAGGTATTTACTATAAACCCCCACACCTACCCGCAAAACCATGCCGGAAGCCGGGCTTAAACCTGTCCCCTTACTTTCCGAGTCAACTAAAAAGATAAATCCATGGGAAGTTCCCAATAGGTTACCTGCCCGGGCAATGATCGTTTTAAGCAGATCATCTATTTCTAATCGATTCATTAAGGCCAGCGTCGTCTCATTCAAAGCCGCCAGATATTCATTCTGCCGACGTAATTTTTCTTCGGATTGTTTACGTTCTGTAATATCCCGATTTAACCCGACGAGTCCAAAAATCCTCCCCCGGTTATCCCACAAAGGTATCTTCGTCGTTAAAGACCATCCTGGGTTTCCCGTCCGGTCTATCATGGGTTCTTCTTGATGAACCAGGGGCTGGCCCGATCGGAAGATCTGCTGTTCATCGAGGTAATAGCGTGTAGCCAATTCTTTTGGGAAAAAGTCGAAATCCGTCTTTCCGATGATCTGATCCGGTGTTGCGATCCCTAAGAACTGCATCAGGGCGCGGTTAACGAGAACAAATTGGCTCTTAACATTTTTAACGTACAGGTAATCGGGTAGGCTATCTATCAATGTCTGCAATAAATTACGTTGCCTGACGAGAATCTTTTCAATCCGCCTGTGCCGGATGATTTTTCGTTGAAGATGCCGGTTGATTTCGACTAATTGAGCCGTACGCTTTTTCACCTCTTCTCCCAAACGTTCCCGGTACTTTTGTAATTCCTCTTCCAGCCGGGCATATTTCGCCTTTAATTCTTTAAATTCGATCACCTGACCTGGTAAACCTTCGTATTTTTCCGGGTTGGATTCTTTTATTTTATCTTTACTTTCCATGGCCTTAGTTTTATCAAAATTTATTCACCGTTGCAGATAGGATCGAAAGTAGGGTGGAACAAAATCCAGGTCGCTGGCTTCCTGGATAGCCAGTCGTATTTGGAAGTTCATCACTTCGGGAGGCACCGGATTTTGGTAATCGCTCAAGCATTCCTTGAGAGCCTCAGCCGGTCGACGGGATTCTGTACGAACCAATCGGTAAACTTTAACGGCCAGGGCTTCGGCAGCTCCCGGAGTAAGCAGTAAAGGAATGAGGGGTTCCAGTTCAGGGAATTGGCTCTCCTCTATGTCGATTCCCCGTTTTCGGCACAAGGTCTGGATGAGTTGAAATCCTTCTCTGGTACTGGTAGTTGGGAAAATAGGTATTTTAACGTCAATTCGACCCGGTCGTTTGAGATCTACTTCAATCAAATCAGGTCGACTGGAAGCTAAAATCCAGATGATTTTACCTCGATTCCGGGTTTGACCCATTTCTTCTGCTATCATCGAATACACGCGACCGGAAAGGCCTGAATCCCCGGTTCCAGAATCTCGCTTGCCAAGAGCCTGATCTGCTTCATCGATAAAGACGAAACAACGTCCCAACGCCTGAAGGAGTCTAAAAATTTTCTCCAAATTGCCTTCCGTACTTCCAACCCATTTGTCCCGGAAGTTTTTTAACTTAACTACCGGAACCCCGACTTCCCCGGCCAGACATTCTACCAGGAAGGTTTTACCCGTTCCTACCGGTCCACAAAGAAGATACCCCTTGGGCATTGCCTGGAGATCGTTTTGGTTCCACAGAACAATATCTTGTCGTAGCCAGGCCTTAATCTTTTCCTGTCCGTAGAGGTCGTCTAAAGTCCGTTGGGATTCGATGAATTCGATCAACCCATTACAATCCTTTTCCACAAGCTGTTTTTTTAATTCCACAAGGTCTTCGGATATCAGCTTTTGTTTTTGATACTCTTTCGTTTTAAGTAAGCTTTCGATGGCACTGACCGTAGTACCGGCCAATTGATGGGCGAGGGTCTCAAAATGATCTCCGTATTCACCCAGAGCCGTTGTATAGCGAGGTGCCATCAGTTCAAAGGCTTTTTGTAAGTCCTGAGGGGAAGGTAAAGGAATTTTAATCTGAGCGGTCCGGGGGTTATTCACCAGGAGGGGATGCAGATCGTTAAGGTTTTCTGTGATGAGAAACGTCGCCAGAGTGTGTCCGGTGAGTAAATTATCCCCAGCCCAGTCGCGAACAAGCAAGGCCATCGCATTTAAATCGTAGTTGAGGGCACCGTACAGAGCCGGCATAACCAGATGGGCCGCTTTGATAAAGCAGCCGACCTGTAATCTGGAAATATTTAATCTGGCCAGATTCGCGCAGTAACGGAAGTAGTGGGTGAGCGTTTCGATGGCCATACGAGGGGCCTTAGGGAGTTGTTGGTTCTCCTTAAAACTTGGCCATTGGGAGAAGATTTCTCCTCCCTTTTCGATCCGAATCCCATGACCCAGATCATAGCTGAGGATCACATCAAATCCCGCCATTAAAACCCGCAGAAGAAACTCGTTGAGGTCGCCCAGTACCGTCTTCGGACCTAACGGTAGCACCAACCGATCATAAACATTCCCATACAGGATGAATTGGTTCGTGGCATTACTTTCGTATAAAGTGATGAGTTCTTTACTCCAATTGGGAAGTTGTTGGTCTGTCATCATCTGTTCATGATGGGTTATCGGGTATGGGTCTCAGGAACAGCCTGGTTCAGCGCTCCGTCTCGGGACCCATGGTCTTGGTTTTTTGATTCGATGCCTCGGCAGAAGTATCCCCGGATCCTGCTGGGGGCTCCAGAACGATACCTTCTTTGGCAGCAAAATCGGCCAGGGCTTGTTCGGCCAGGGCTTGTTGTTCAGCTTCTTTCATTAAAACCTCGGTCATATCTATTTCACTGCGGGCGACCCGGACCCTTCCGGCTGCTTTTGCACGCTCCTCTTCTATCATCTCATGGAGTCGATTGAGGGTATCTCCAGAACCTCCAATGGTCGTAATCATACCCGAGGCCATCTCCGTAAGCTCGGCCATGGCTTTTTTTATCTTGATGTCGTTAATTCCTGACTTAACAGCTTCAATCTTAGCCCGGGCAGCAGTAACGGCTACATCCCGGGCTTTGAGGAGATCTCGATACGTTGTCTCGGCCTGTTCTAGCTGTTTTCGGTTCTCTTCCAATTCACGGTTACCGTTTGTAATCGGAGCGCATATTGGGCAGCCGCCGATCGATTTCCCGCCTTTAAATTGGCTCCTGTTTTCGCCTTCAAATCCTGTTCTTCTACTTCGAGTTTCTTAACCTGGGCCATGAGTCTTTCACAAAGTGCTGCGTGGGAGGCTAAACCTTGATTATATTGACTGATCTGCCTGCGCAGATTTTCTTTCTCCGCTTCTAAAACAGCTTCCGGATTTCTCATTTCCAAACTCCCAATAAACAGACTAAAAAAACCCCTGATTAAATTTGCAATGCGCCTAAACATATCTCTATCCTCCCTGAATGAGTTAATTCTTACCTGCTGTTCTGAAATCGTATAAAGACTGACAGGAAATGTCAATAAAAAACGAGTTTAACCTGGATTTATCCTTTATCCTCCAAATCGATTCGATGGCAATCCGGTTACATCAAGTCGTACACAAAATAGATCTCCTGAGTAAAAGCTCTCCTGAATCTCCGGTTCGCTTAAACCTACCGATGCGGAGGTGACATAGAGCAGATCTCCTTCTTTTCCTCCAAAAACACAACTTGTGGGGCGTTTTACCGGCATGGGAACCCGTTGAATGAGTCGACCATTGGGCGCAAACCGAAGAATACACCAGCCGTCCCACTGGACGGACCATACACAGCCTTCTGCATCAACGGTCAGGCCATCGGGGTAGGAAGGCGCATGGCTTAGATCAACAAAAATACGCCGGCGTGTAATATTTCCCGTTGGAGGGTCGTAGTCATAGGCATAGATGATTTTTAAAGGAGAATCGGTATAATAAAAGGTTTTTTGATCCGGACTCCAGCCCAGGCCATTGGAGAGCGTCACATTCTTTTCCATAATGTGTAAACTTCCATCTGGATCGTAGCGATAAAGGGTCCCCTGACCTTTTTCCAGGGACCGGGACATAGAACCAAACCAGAATCGCCCCTGAGGATCACACTTGCCATCGTTAAAACGATTGTTGGGTTTATCCCCTTCTACTGTCTGAATAAGGGTAACCTCTCCTGTCAGGGTATCTAAATAAGCCAGGTCATGACGCAGGGTCATGATTAACTTTTGGGATCGGGTTAATGCCACACAACTGACCATCTCACCCACCTTAAAAACACGATCCTGTCCCGTTGAAGGGGTAAACTGATGAACCACATGGTTGTAAATATCCACCCAATATACCCTCTGGGTTTGATCATCCCATACCGGACCCTCTCCCAAACGGGCTCTGGCTTCCAGAACATTTACAATGGGATAGTTGGTAAGATGCATATTTCCCCTGTTTCTTTATAAGGTTAGATAAAGCCGTTCATCTAAAGTCCAAAACTCCCTACCTTCCTGCTAGAGGACCCCTTAAAAGGACCCTTTGATCCCGTCTTCTCAGTAAAAGAAAATTATATAGAAAAATGACAGGTTTGTCAAATGCTATTCAAAACATGAAATCGGATTTTTTATACTTAAATTTGTAAATTTACAGGGAATGGATAGATAGGCTTACCTCTTTACCCATTTTCTCCTTACTTACTTCCGGGCCTCCAGGCGTCGTAGGGCTTTAATCCGTTCCAACACAGGTGGATGGGAATAGTTCAAAAAAACATAAAAAGGATGGGGTGTTAAATTGGATAAGTTATGCCTGGAGAGCTTTTTCAAAGCTTGAATCATAATCTCAGGCTGATCGGCCGTCTCGACGGCAAAACGATCCGCTTCATATTCGTTTTTGCGAGAGAGCTTTTGCACGAAAATGGAGAGCAGAGTCTCTAGGGGGGTATAAAGGAGGCCAAAGAAAATGAGTCCGGCATAGAGGGAACGGTGATCCATGTAAAAGGCATCAAAAAGTCCCTGATGACTGATAAAGATAGAGAGTAAGAAAAATAGCACCCCCATATGTAGGATGCTGAGGATCATCCCTTGCAGGATATGTTTCTTCTTATAGTGACCAATCTCATGGGCTAAAATTGAGACAAGCTCAGGGACTGTATGGTTTGCGATCAGGGTATCAAATAAGGCAATACGTTTATTTTTACCAAAACCGGTGAAGAAGGCATTGGATTTACTGGAACGTCGAGAGCCATCCATAATGAAGATGTCCTGAATCGGAAAATTGACAGAATGGGCATAGGACAGGATCTTCTCCTTTAACTCACCCTCTTCGAGGGGTTTAAATTTATTAAAAAGCGGCATAATCCACGTCGGCGCAATGAATTGAGTAAACAGGGCAAATCCGGTGGAGACAATCCAACAGTATACCCAAGCGTAGGACCCTGCGTATTCAAAGAAAGCCAGTATCCCCGCCAGTAGCGGTCCTCCTAGTACTATGGCAAGGGCTAACCCTTTAAGAATATCGGTCACAAAAGTAGCCGGAGTCGTTTTATTAAAACCAAAACGTTCCTCAATGACAAAAGTCGAATAGATACTGAAAGGTAACGATAACAACATCTGGAGGAATAACAAGATTCCGATATAAACTAAACCGGTCCCTATAGACCCTAACTGCCAGCTTCGAACTATTCCATCCAGGTAATTAAAACCTCCTGCAAACCAAAATATCAGAGTGACCATAAGGTCGAAGGTCGATGTAAGAAATCCAAATCGGGTAGTAACCCGTGTGTATTCTTGAGATTTACGATAAGCTTCTGCGTCGTAAATATCTTTGAATTCGTCCGGTAATTCATCCCGTAAGGCCCTTAGATTCAGAAAATCTGCAAGGAGATCTAAGATGTAATTTATAATGAGTGCCGAAAGAATAATTATTGCGTAAATATTCATAAAATCCCTTTAAAACCTATTCGATTCAGCTATGGTTATCACAGGTAAGATCGACAGGTAAATCCTGGAGAAGGTCTTTAGTAAGATAGGCTTTTCTGGAATCCTCGCCGGATGATTTTAACCAACTGTTTTGGACCTGGGGTTTTCAACAGTTTGATAAAATCTTACTTTCTATCCTATCTCATCGTATGATAACAATACAACCATCCCGGCTGGAATGTCAAAAAAAATGCTCTTTCTCAAGGGTAATACAAATTTTCACTAAATAAATCCTGTAACCTTGACAGGAGCGGCAAATCGACCGTTTCTATAACCGGATTTTGGGTGAGCCTGTCTAATCGTATTTGAATAAATTGCATGGGGAAAGCGTCTAATTTTTAGACGTTATTCCATAGGACAATTGCAAGATTTTTGGATAAAAAAACTCAAAAAACAGTATACAACCCGTCAGGAACCGGACTTATCTTAAATGAGAGAAATTCTGGCATTAAATTTGCCCTTATAAGTAAAGTCAACATTGACCGGATTAAGTGAAAAACTGAGTCCTACCCACTACATACTCTATACGACCGCTTAATCCGGCCAATTTTTCTACTTAACAGTAGCCTCTCAGAGCCAGGAGAATCGATCTCCCCTTTTCTTTGCCTTCTTTTTTAAAGGCTCCATATAACCTTTTTTATTCCAGGGCTGCTTTCTCAAGGGTATGATCTTCTACTAACAGAGCGATCTCCCAGGATCGCCCTTAAACTCGAGAAGGGAGAATTTGAGGATTGCCTCTATCTCGACTCCTCCCTGCCGGGGAAGGGAAGTCGGAGGGGTTAGATTAAAAAAATACCCTTGGAAGGGGGGCGAAACAGGGGGGTGTTTCTTTTTCCACCTGCTAAACGGTCATAACCTTTCAGGACCTCACGAAGCATGAAAATCGTAAGACGATTTTCGTAAGAAATTGATATGGATACTAGAAGGTTATTTTCGTTGACGAGATTATATAAATATTCTATATGTTCTATGCTGGGAGGAGGAAAGTAAAGGAAAAAAGGTGGTGATTTTAATACTAAGTATGGAATTCACTTTCCAGAAGTTATGGATTTTATCCCTCCCTGAAGGGCCGTGGAAGTGTGGGAGTGTGGAAGTAAGGGAGTGTGGAAGTGTTGAAGTATGGAAGTATGGGAGTAGAGGTGGAAATTCTCCTACACACCCCCACCTCCACACTTCCACACTCCCTTACTTCCACACCTCCATACGCCCCTACTTCCACAGAGAAGACCGAGTATGAAATTTCCAAATAAAATGCAGGCCATGGTATTGGAAGCGCCGAAGCAGCCCTTGCAGGCACGGGAAGTACCTGTTCCCCATCCCAACCCGGACCAGGTTTTAGTTCGTGTTCATGCCTGCGCCGTATGCCGCACCGATTTGCATGTTTTTGAAGGGGAACTTCCCGATCCAAAGCTTCCACTTATTTTAGGTCATGAGATTGTAGGAACGGTTATTCAAGTGGGGGATCGGGTTGAGCGATTTCGTGTGGGTGACCGAATTGGGATACCCTGGTTGGCATCTACCTGTGGTCGGTGTCGTTACTGCCAACGTGGACAGGAGAATCTGTGTGATCGTCCACTTTTTACAGGTTATACGGTTGATGGAGGTTATGCCGAATATACGGTTGCCCATCAACGCTATGGGTTTCACTTACCGGAAACTTATTCCGATGTAGAAGTAGCTCCCCTTCTGTGTGCGGGACTCATCGGATACCGATCCTATCGGCTGGCCGGGCCTAACGTAGAACGGTTGGGAATTTATGGATTTGGGGCTGCTGCGCATATTATTCTTCAGATAGCAATATTTCAGGGGAAACAGGTTTATGCCTTTACCCGACCGGGTGATATTCAGGCCCAGGAGTTTGCTCGCCAGCTTGGGGCTGTCTGGGCCGGCAGTTCCACAGAGTTACCTCCAGAACCGTTGGATGCAGCTATTATTTTTGCCCCGGTGGGCTCCCTGGTTCCGGCAGCTCTCGCTGCAACGGTTAAGGGGGGAATCGTGGTTTGTGGGGGGATTCATATGAGCGATATTCCTTCTTTTCCGTATCGCCTGCTCTGGGAAGAGCGGGCTATTCGCTCCGTGGCGAATTTGACCCGCCAGGATGGTGAAGAATTCCTGGCCATCGCTCCGAAGGTACCGGTTAAAACAACGGTACAGGTATTTCCCCTTCAACAAGCCCAGGATGCCCTGGAGCGCTTGCGACGGGGAGAAGTACATGGGGCTGCCGTGCTTACCCTCTTCGAAGAACCCTCCCAAAAGATGGAAAACCCGGAGGTAAGATCCTGAGGGCCTTGAGGGAACCTCCCTCAAAGGTTAACCTCAACAGATAGGGGTTTTCATTTCTATCTGTTATTTCTATTCTAATATTAGATAAATTTAGCTATTTTTGTTGACTTTATCATAAAATGGTTTTAGTATATATCTGGCAAGGTAAGTAAAGCACGTAACCTAAGTAAGATGGATAAGGATCTCTTCCTTAGTAGCTTAAAAGTAGCTTAAAAAATCCTCTCAGTATTTAAACTTGTCTTTTAAGGAATAAATCTAAGCATTAGAAAACCAACCCTTGTATCTTCTTCAAGTCGGTGAAAGCCTTATAACCTCTCCCCTTCACCAGGTCTATAAGAGTGGATAAAGTAACTCATAAACCCCTTAAAGTTTTACTATTTGAAGTCAATTCAGAAGACTCTTGTCTACTGCAGGAACTTTTAACAGAACTAGGTACGACTCCATTGGAGTTCATATCTGTGAAACTCTTAGAGGAGGGATTAGGGCGTCTCACGGCAGAGAATTTTGATGTGGTCCTCGTGGACTTATCCGACAGGTGTAGTTTGGAGGTTGTTACAAGGATACGAGCCGTTACTTCTTCCGTACCCATCGTACTACTTATAAGTTCCGGTAATCAAGGGCTTGCAGATCAGGCGAGAAGGGCGGATGTAGAAGCTTATCTTTTTAAAGAGCAGCTAAATCCTGCTCTACTCGTCCATACTCTCCAGTATGCCGTTGAGCTCAGAAGGATAAAAGAAGAGAACGCCCAACTCCTTCTTCAGGTGCAAATTGCTCAGGCAGAAGCCGAGGCAACACAAAAACAAATAATCAGCCTTCTTGAAGGTGTTACAGAAAAAGAACTTATCAGGGCGAAAGATGAACTGGCACGTCAACTTGCCGATATGGCCCATCTCTATAAGTTAAGTACACACCTTTCAATGACGATGGAGTTCGACAGGATTCTGGAAGAAGTCATTACCTCGGCAACCACCCTGGTAAGCACCAACATGGGGACGCTCCTGCTTTATGATCGTGAAAAAGACGATCTTTATACGGTAGCCAGTGTCGGCTTTACCAATGAATATCTGAACTTCGTAAGGCGTATACCTCTGAGTGCCGGAATTTGTGGAAGGACCGTATTAGAGTGTCGGCGATTTATTATTGAAGATATAGAAGCAGATCCCCTCCTTACTTCCTATCTTCCAATTGCACGTTTGGGAGGTTATCGGGCTATCTGTAGCACGCCCTTACTTACTCAGAGTGGAGATATCATGGGAGCCATTGTTGTTTATTTCCGTGAGCCCCATACTCCTTCAGATCGTGAACTCCATCTGTTGGATTTATATGTCCCTCAAGCCTCCCAGGTCATCCATAATACCAGGCTCTACAGGGAAATTCGAGAGGAGAACCGGCGCAAAGATGAATTTCTGGCTATATTAGCCCACGAATTAAGGAATCCCCTGGCTCCCATTCGGAATTCTCTGGAGCTTATACGCTTGCAAGATCTAGACAATCCAGTTCTCCATCGGTCTATAGAGGTAATAAAACGACAGACCCGGTATATGACCCGACTTCTCGACGATTTATTAGATATCTCTCGGATTACGCGTGGTAAAGTTACCCTTCAGAAGGAGATTTTGGATCTGGCGACCGTGGTAAACCGCGCCGTGGAAACCAGTCGTCCTCTTATTGAAGCCAGGCAACATCAACTCCTGGTCTCTCTACCTGAAGAACCTGTGCAACTGGAGGCAGACCCTCTCCGATTAGAGCAGATATTGGTTAATTTATTGAACAATGCGGCTAAATATACAGAACCAGGAGGTCGTATCTGGCTGAGTGCTCATCAAGAAGGGGGAGAAATTGTGCTCCGGGTGAAGGACACGGGGATCGGTATTTCCCAGGACATGCTCTCTCGGATCTTCGATTTATTCATCCAGGTCGATCAGTCCCTCACTCGGATACAGGGGGGACTTGGAATAGGATTAACGCTGGTGCGGAGTTTGGTGGAGATGCATGGAGGGAAGGTACAGGCTTTTAGTGCAGGTCTCAGCCAGGGAAGTGAATTTGTCGTACGCCTTCCGGCTCTTAAAACCCCTCCAAAGAGTTTATCAGATCCAAAGGGGATTCAGGCAATCCAAAAACCCCTTCGGGTGTTGATTGTGGACGATCATCTGGATACCCTGACTACTTTAAGGGACGTGGTTACCCTATGGGGATATGAGGTACAGACCGCTCAGGATGGTCCAACTGCCATAGAATTAGCTCTAACCTTTCAGCCCCAGGTAATCCTTTTAGACCTTTGCTTACCCGGAGTGGACGGTTATGAAGTAGCCCGGCGGCTTCGACAAGAAACAGGCCTGTCTAACGTTGTCCTGATAGCCCTTACGGTATATAAGGAGGAGTTGGTCCAACCTCGTTTTCAAGAAGCCAGATTTGATTATCATTTTGTCAAACCCATCGATTTACCGGCTCTAAGAAAAATACTCTATACCCTGGCATCTAATACCCATCCTGATTAAACAGGTCGTCAAGTAGGCCCCCTACCCTTCTTCTCTGCATGCGGAGGGAGGAGGAAGGGGACCTCTTCAGGTATCTCACTTTTATCCCGGCGCCTACGGGAAGGGGGTGGGGCGGTTTTTATACTTTATATCCCATTTCGATACCGATTGGGTATAGGATGGACTTTTCCACTTCTTGCGTACTCAGAAGGGGTTTGTTTTAATTCTTCAGAGAACCAGGTCTCAGAGGCTCTGAGCACCCGGATTAAAAAGAAGATCCAGGCTGGGTGAGAAACTCCAGCTCTTCTGGAGTCGAAGCCCGGCCAAGAATTTCGTTGCGGTGGGGAAATCGTCCGAATTTCTCGATGATGGCATAATGCCGTATGGCATAATCCAGAAAGCTCTCAAAGGGGTTTTTCATGTTGGGTGGAGCTGCCTTTACGAGGCTTTCAAAAGCCTTTACCGATTTCCGTTGAATCTCCAGATCCTCAGCATGTTCCATGGGAAGATAAAAAAATACCCGTTCCAGGAGGTCTAGAGCCAGATCTTTACCTCGATCCATACCTCGAAGGCATATTCCGAGGGCCATTTCATCCTGGGCAAAAGCTCGGGGTGTATTCCGATAAATGTTACGGGAGAACTGATCCAAAAGGATGATCAGGGCAAGAGTTCCTCGAGGCGTTTCTTCCCAGTGAGCAAGCTCTCCACTTATCGCCTGTAGCAGGTCCGGCTCGAATTTATCTCGAATGAGTCGGTCGGTTTCTTCCTCTCCACCAAACCAAAGCTTCAAGCGCTCTTCCAGGTTAATGGTTTGAAGGTCTCCAAACCAAAAATGTAAAATTTCCTCGATCCGATTGGCCGTGGTATTTTCCATTTTTATTTTACTCCTTCCTACGTCACCTCAATTCCTATTTCATAGGATAAAGATACGGGTCTTCTGCCGAAGCAGATTTCAAACTGCCTCTACTTCATGAAACACAAAGGGGTAAGAGACAGTCCCGTAAGTAGGCGGGACTGTCTCACCGTTGTTAATTTCTATTGATCGGTTACACATCCTTCCGAGGCCGAAGAAACAGTTTTGATGAATTTGTACAACACCCCTTTGGTTACTTTGTAAGGTGGAGGGCTCCATCTGGCAAGGCGTTGATCGATCACTTCCTGGGGTACTTCCAGGGTAATGGTATTCTGTTCTGCGTCAATGGTAATACGGTCCCCGTCCTCCACAATAGCAAGAAGGCCACCGGATTGTGCTTCGGGGGTTATATGACCCACCACAAAACCATGGGTACCTCCG contains:
- a CDS encoding ATP-binding protein, which translates into the protein MMTDQQLPNWSKELITLYESNATNQFILYGNVYDRLVLPLGPKTVLGDLNEFLLRVLMAGFDVILSYDLGHGIRIEKGGEIFSQWPSFKENQQLPKAPRMAIETLTHYFRYCANLARLNISRLQVGCFIKAAHLVMPALYGALNYDLNAMALLVRDWAGDNLLTGHTLATFLITENLNDLHPLLVNNPRTAQIKIPLPSPQDLQKAFELMAPRYTTALGEYGDHFETLAHQLAGTTVSAIESLLKTKEYQKQKLISEDLVELKKQLVEKDCNGLIEFIESQRTLDDLYGQEKIKAWLRQDIVLWNQNDLQAMPKGYLLCGPVGTGKTFLVECLAGEVGVPVVKLKNFRDKWVGSTEGNLEKIFRLLQALGRCFVFIDEADQALGKRDSGTGDSGLSGRVYSMIAEEMGQTRNRGKIIWILASSRPDLIEVDLKRPGRIDVKIPIFPTTSTREGFQLIQTLCRKRGIDIEESQFPELEPLIPLLLTPGAAEALAVKVYRLVRTESRRPAEALKECLSDYQNPVPPEVMNFQIRLAIQEASDLDFVPPYFRSYLQR
- a CDS encoding SMP-30/gluconolactonase/LRE family protein; protein product: MHLTNYPIVNVLEARARLGEGPVWDDQTQRVYWVDIYNHVVHQFTPSTGQDRVFKVGEMVSCVALTRSQKLIMTLRHDLAYLDTLTGEVTLIQTVEGDKPNNRFNDGKCDPQGRFWFGSMSRSLEKGQGTLYRYDPDGSLHIMEKNVTLSNGLGWSPDQKTFYYTDSPLKIIYAYDYDPPTGNITRRRIFVDLSHAPSYPDGLTVDAEGCVWSVQWDGWCILRFAPNGRLIQRVPMPVKRPTSCVFGGKEGDLLYVTSASVGLSEPEIQESFYSGDLFCVRLDVTGLPSNRFGG
- a CDS encoding M48 family metallopeptidase, which gives rise to MNIYAIIILSALIINYILDLLADFLNLRALRDELPDEFKDIYDAEAYRKSQEYTRVTTRFGFLTSTFDLMVTLIFWFAGGFNYLDGIVRSWQLGSIGTGLVYIGILLFLQMLLSLPFSIYSTFVIEERFGFNKTTPATFVTDILKGLALAIVLGGPLLAGILAFFEYAGSYAWVYCWIVSTGFALFTQFIAPTWIMPLFNKFKPLEEGELKEKILSYAHSVNFPIQDIFIMDGSRRSSKSNAFFTGFGKNKRIALFDTLIANHTVPELVSILAHEIGHYKKKHILQGMILSILHMGVLFFLLSIFISHQGLFDAFYMDHRSLYAGLIFFGLLYTPLETLLSIFVQKLSRKNEYEADRFAVETADQPEIMIQALKKLSRHNLSNLTPHPFYVFLNYSHPPVLERIKALRRLEARK
- a CDS encoding zinc-dependent alcohol dehydrogenase family protein; this encodes MKFPNKMQAMVLEAPKQPLQAREVPVPHPNPDQVLVRVHACAVCRTDLHVFEGELPDPKLPLILGHEIVGTVIQVGDRVERFRVGDRIGIPWLASTCGRCRYCQRGQENLCDRPLFTGYTVDGGYAEYTVAHQRYGFHLPETYSDVEVAPLLCAGLIGYRSYRLAGPNVERLGIYGFGAAAHIILQIAIFQGKQVYAFTRPGDIQAQEFARQLGAVWAGSSTELPPEPLDAAIIFAPVGSLVPAALAATVKGGIVVCGGIHMSDIPSFPYRLLWEERAIRSVANLTRQDGEEFLAIAPKVPVKTTVQVFPLQQAQDALERLRRGEVHGAAVLTLFEEPSQKMENPEVRS
- a CDS encoding ATP-binding protein; this encodes MKLLEEGLGRLTAENFDVVLVDLSDRCSLEVVTRIRAVTSSVPIVLLISSGNQGLADQARRADVEAYLFKEQLNPALLVHTLQYAVELRRIKEENAQLLLQVQIAQAEAEATQKQIISLLEGVTEKELIRAKDELARQLADMAHLYKLSTHLSMTMEFDRILEEVITSATTLVSTNMGTLLLYDREKDDLYTVASVGFTNEYLNFVRRIPLSAGICGRTVLECRRFIIEDIEADPLLTSYLPIARLGGYRAICSTPLLTQSGDIMGAIVVYFREPHTPSDRELHLLDLYVPQASQVIHNTRLYREIREENRRKDEFLAILAHELRNPLAPIRNSLELIRLQDLDNPVLHRSIEVIKRQTRYMTRLLDDLLDISRITRGKVTLQKEILDLATVVNRAVETSRPLIEARQHQLLVSLPEEPVQLEADPLRLEQILVNLLNNAAKYTEPGGRIWLSAHQEGGEIVLRVKDTGIGISQDMLSRIFDLFIQVDQSLTRIQGGLGIGLTLVRSLVEMHGGKVQAFSAGLSQGSEFVVRLPALKTPPKSLSDPKGIQAIQKPLRVLIVDDHLDTLTTLRDVVTLWGYEVQTAQDGPTAIELALTFQPQVILLDLCLPGVDGYEVARRLRQETGLSNVVLIALTVYKEELVQPRFQEARFDYHFVKPIDLPALRKILYTLASNTHPD
- a CDS encoding DUF924 family protein; the encoded protein is MENTTANRIEEILHFWFGDLQTINLEERLKLWFGGEEETDRLIRDKFEPDLLQAISGELAHWEETPRGTLALIILLDQFSRNIYRNTPRAFAQDEMALGICLRGMDRGKDLALDLLERVFFYLPMEHAEDLEIQRKSVKAFESLVKAAPPNMKNPFESFLDYAIRHYAIIEKFGRFPHRNEILGRASTPEELEFLTQPGSSF